The genome window GCAGACCAATTGGTCGCAAAATACAATTGTTTCAATCCCTAATAGGGTTTTAGTTTGATTGCGGCCCGCCGAATTCCGCCAGATTGAATGGCTTTGGAAGTTTCAATCCCTAATAGGGTTTTAGTTTGATTGCGGCTCGCCAAAGCAACGCCTGGGAGGTGGTAGAAGGGAAAGTTTCAATCCCTAATAGGGTTTTAGTTTGATTGCGGCTTGTACGCGGGGCGCTTGGTGTTATTTTTTTGGGTTTCAATCCCTAATAGGGTTTTAGTTTGATTGCGGCTGGATCGCATCCCTCGACCTCTGGCAACAAATCAAAATAGCGTTTCAATCCCTAATAGGGTTTTAGTTTGATTGCGGCCCACAGCCTTAAGCCCTTCGGGAGTGTGCCGCGACCAGTTTCAATCCCTAATAGGGTTTTAGTTTGATTGCGGCTTATCAGCGACCTTACCCAAAGCCGGCAAAAGGGGAAGAATTCGGGTTTCAATCCCTAATAGGGTTTTAGTTTGATTGCGGCCGGAAAGAGTTTATGCGCCCTCAAAGCGATACTTGCGGTTTCAATCCCTAATAGGGTTTTAGTTTGATTGCGGCTAGAGGCGTACAAGTCGAAGTATTTAAATCACTCGTTTCAATCCCTAATAGGGTTTTAGTTTGATTGCGGCAAATGATTCGAGCCTCGATACCCTCAGCCCTGGAGTCTCTTGATTTGTTTCAATCCCTAATAGGGTTTTAGTTTGATTGCGGCCCCCTCAATTCACTCAAGCTCGCACCAAATACAAGGTTTCAATCCCTAATAGGGTTTTAGTTTGATTGCGGCCTGTCATCCTTGATGAGTCGGTGTCTGTGATTAGTTTCAATCCCTAATAGGGTTTTAGTTTGATTGCGGCAGCATTAAGTGATCCTCGTCAAACTGATATATTAGCTATGTTTCAATCCCTAATAGGGTTTTAGTTTGATTGCGGCGGTGGTTGTCGTAGTGGAAAGCAGGATCTCGATCGTTTCAATCCCTAATAGGGTTTTAGTTTGATTGCGGCTCTACCATCTAACTATCAACAACGACATAACCCATCCGTCAAGTTTCAATCCCTAATAGGGTTTTAGTTTGATTGCGGCTTGGGTACGATAAGCCCCAGCCCGGATTACTCTAGTTTCAATCCCTAATAGGGTTTTAGTTTGATTGCGGCTCGAGTTGGTTTGTGGGAGACTACCCGATTTACTGTATCAGTTTCAATCCCTAATAGGGTTTTAGTTTGATTGCGGCCCTGCGACAGCGGTTGGTGTTTTAGATGTGACAGCACCTAGTTTCAATCCCTAATAGGGTTTTAGTTTGATTGCGGCCTTACACAATGTTAAGCTTTTACTCCCCACCATCTGTGCAGTTTCAATCCCTAATAGGGTTTTAGTTTGATTGCGGCGTGTCGCCGACCTCCAGCAGTCGCAGGCAGCTTACCAAAAACAGCAGTTAGTTTCAATCCCTAATAGGGTTTTAGTTTGATTGCGGCCGTACTGTTTTGCCAGCTCTGGGTCTACCCAAAACGCCATAGTTTCAATCCCTAATAGGGTTTTAGTTTGATTGCGGCTGAGTAGAGTCCCGCCAGACTTGCGTGTATTCGATTGAAGTTTCAATCCCTAATAGGGTTTTAGTTTGATTGCGGCCTAGCTCATTCCACTTTGGATTGTTGGAGTCCCAAAAATACTTGTTTCAATCCCTAATAGGGTTTTAGTTTGATTGCGGCTGGCTATGGTTGAGGAGTTTATGGGGTCAGAACGTTTTGTTTCAATCCCTAATAGGGTTTTAGTTTGATTGCGGCGGAAAATTGAATAACGGCTTGAGCGCTTTCGAGAAGATGGTTTCAATCCCTAATAGGGTTTTAGTTTGATTGCGGCTGAAATTATGAGTTGGGAAGGGCTTTAATCCCTTCAGTTTCAATCCCTAATAGGGTTTTAGTTTGATTGCGGCTTATTTGTGCGTGTCAAGCGTTTTTATGCGTGTAATTTAGTTTGTTTCAATCCCTAATAGGGTTTTAGTTTGATTGCGGCCTAAAATCAGGCAAGTACGCATTTCTTGCGTGTGGAAATGTTTCAATCCCTAATAGGGTTTTAGTTTGATTGCGGCCTATCCAGTCGGACGATGACGCAATTCTATGAAGTTTCAATCCCTAATAGGGTTTTAGTTTGATTGCGGCCCGCCACTTCCTAATTTTCTTCGTTATCATGGTGTTTCGTTTCAATCCCTAATAGGGTTTTAGTTTGATTGCGGCCTTATGAACAGCTTGATTTAATTTGTGTTGCAGATGTTTCTGGTTTCAATCCCTAATAGGGTTTTAGTTTGATTGCGGCGTTCCCCCTACTTGTTCTACCTTAGCTTTCATTAAGTTTCAATCCCTAATAGGGTTTTAGTTTGATTGCGGCGCGCAAAATTAACTACCATGAAGTATTGGGACCGATTGTTTCAATCCCTAATAGGGTTTTAGTTTGATTGCGGCTTTATGGCTCGGAATTTGAGCTTGCCAGTCAGGAAGAACGTTTCAATCCCTAATAGGGTTTTAGTTTGATTGCGGCTAAGAAGCAAATAGAGCATATAGACAAACAAATAGAAACTTTAGTTTCAATCCCTAATAGGGTTTTAGTTTGATTGCGGCAAAAAACGCAGTCCAATGTTAGACATGAGCAAAATTAAGTTTCAATCCCTAATAGGGTTTTAGTTTGATTGCGGCAAATGCTTTTCTCCTACAAAAACTACAAATTTAGTTTCAATCCCTAATAGGGTTTTAGTTTGATTGCGGCTCGGGAGTTCTGGTTTTATTGTAGAGGCGCAATTAAGTTTCAATCCCTAATAGGGTTTTAGTTTGATTGCGGCCTACTTATAGTCATCATCCCAGAACCCTTACCCCATAGTTTCAATCCCTAATAGGGTTTTAGTTTGATTGCGGCAGTCACATAAGGAAAGGGAACGAGCCACTAAAGCTTAAGTTTCAATCCCTAATAGGGTTTTAGTTTGATTGCGGCATTGTCTAGAGTGTATCTACTAACTTATGATGCCTTGTTTCAATCCCTAATAGGGTTTTAGTTTGATTGCGGCTCTAGAATGCTCAACACCGATTTTTAGTAGTCATAAGTTTCAATCCCTAATAGGGTTTTAGTTTGATTGCGGCGTGACTATGCTACATCCAGCTTTTTTCCAAATGCCTTTGTTTGTTTCAATCCCTAATAGGGTTTTAGTTTGATTGCGGCACGTTGCAAGAACAACACGCTGAACAAGTTGTAATACCTCAAGTTTCAATCCCTAATAGGGTTTTAGTTTGATTGCGGCTTGATCGACATGATGCAGCTAACCTACTCGATAAAATGGTGGTTTCAATCCCTAATAGGGTTTTAGTTTGATTGCGGCATAATACTAGGTGAAAAAGCAGCTAGAATCAAATCGGGTACAAGTTTCAATCCCTAATAGGGTTTTAGTTTGATTGCGGCTAGAGACATTACTTTAGTAGTATATCAGATGAGTTTCAATCCCTAATAGGGTTTTAGTTTGATTGCGGCTAGCCTCTACTACTTGTCCAGACAATAATACCCCTCCAGTTTCAATCCCTAATAGGGTTTTAGTTTGATTGCGGCTATCGTCCGCGCGGTCAGCGACCGCACATCGGCAAGTTTCAATCCCTAATAGGGTTTTAGTTTGATTGCGGCGCAAGATTTCGTCTGAGCCGATAGCGCAGCCCAGAGTTTCAATCCCTAATAGGGTTTTAGTTTGATTGCGGCAACCCGTTCAGCCCAAATTAACAGATTGTAATTAAAGTTTCAATCCCTAATAGGGTTTTAGTTTGATTGCGGCTTGACAGCACTGATTGGTTCTATCGACCATTGAGGTTTCAATCCCTAATAGGGTTTTAGTTTGATTGCGGCTAATAGTCTTGGGAATTTTGGGATATTTTTCTCTGTTTCAATCCCTAATAGGGTTTTAGTTTGATTGCGGCCGCCCGTTCCAGAAGCCTTGCTGTATTTGGTTTTCAAGGTGCAGTTCCGTGAATCTAAAACAAAAGTACCATTCCAGCCTTTGCCTTGTCAATACCCAAATTTTCATCCTCACTCCAAAACGTTATCCTGTAAAGCTTTCAGACTTTCCGTGAATCGTTTTTTCAGAGGGTGAGCCTCAAACAGTTGCTGCACGTGGGTTCCAGTCGAAAAATTTCATACCCCGATTTTTACAGCTACCCATTCACGGAAACTAGGCAAAAAATGTAGTTCGATCGCTCCGAGCACCCGCAGACAGCCACAATTCTCTCCATAATTATAAGCTGTCGAGCAAAATAGATCAGAACCCTTAAACTTCAAACCATGACCAAAACCTTAATTCCCGTAATACTCGCCGGCGGTAAAGGCGAACGTTTCTGGCCTCTCAGCCGCAAGCAGCGCCCCAAGCAGTTTTTGAGTCTCGACGGTAGCGGCAAGAGTTTGCTGCAAGCTACAGCAGAAAGACTATTAACATTAGGTAACGGCTGGGACGATTTGTGGGTGGTAACGTCGGAAATGTTGGCTGCGGGAGTCCGGGAACAGTTGCCGCTGCTACCTCCTGAGAATTTGCTGGCGGAACCGGAGGGCCGGGATACTGCGCCGGCGGTGGCCTGGACTGCTATAGAAACTGCCAAGCGTTACGGTGAGGATGCGGTGGTGGGTTTTTTCCCGGCGGATCACTGGATTGGGGAACCCGAGGAGTTTGTCAAGACTTTGGAGGCGGCGGCGGATTTGGCGAGAAATCAGGATGCGATCGCCACTTTGGGAGTAAAACCGAGTTATGCTTCCACCGGCTACGGCTACATCGAACAAGGCGAGGAAATTGGCAGTTTTGGGGGTTTTCCGGCCTATCGGGTGGCGAGATTTACCGAAAAGCCCGATCGTACAACTGCTGAAGAATTTGTAGCCAGCGGCAAGTTTAGTTGGAACGGCGGAATTTTTGTATTTCGAGTCGGAACAGTCTTGACAGAATTGCGAAATCATGTACCGGAAATGATGGCAGCTTTGGAGGCGAAAGGCGCGCAGGCTTACTCGGAATTACCCAAAATTAGCATCGATTACGCGCTGATGGAGAAGACGCAAAAGGCTTGTGTTCTGCCCGTAGGCTTTAGCTGGGACGATTTGGGAGATTGGAATGCGATCGGCCGTTTGCTGCAAGGAGACAAACCGAATGTGGATTTAGCAAAACACGTCGGAATTGACACGAAAGGCGGCATCTTTTATGCAGCGGATGAGAATGAAGTCATCGTCACCATTGGTTTAGAAGATGTGGTAGTTGTCAGAGATGGCAACGTAACTTTGATTGTGAAAAAAGACAGGACGCAGGAGATTAAACAGGTAATTAAGGTGTTAGGAGAAGATGAAAATTTGAAAGATTTATTGTAACTAATTTTGTAGGGTACGCACTGCGTACCTTACCGCTACCAATAGTTTTGCTATCCAGTTTTTGCGTCCAGGAATGTTACATAATTTCTGCTAAATCCAAGACAAAACCTGGCAGTACCTCTTCCCCTGAGAGAGTGCGAGGATTTTGGATAATTTCAACATCTTGACCGGGGCGATAAATTTCAACACGCTGATTTTGCCTGTCAATTAACCAACCCAATCTAGCACCGTTATCTATATATTCTTGCATTTTTTCTTGCAGTTTTTTCAACGAATCAGTCCGAGAACGCAACTCAACAACAAAATCAGGACACAAAGGAGCAAAACTGTCTTTTTGTTCGGGTGTTAAAGCATCCCAGCGTTCTTTTTTGACCCAAGAGGCATCAGGAGAGCGATCGGCACCATTGGGGAGTTTAAAGCCTCCCGAAGAGTCGAAAACTACTCCCAGTTTAGTTTCACGGTTCCAGACTCGGAGTTGAGATGTTAAATCGGCATTACGCCTGCTAGTTTCACTGCCTGTCGGTGGCATAATAATTAATTCCCCTGATGCTGTACGTTCAAATTGATAATCGCGGTTGTGCTGACAAAGCTCAAAAAATTGCTCGTCAGTTAAGTTGATGGATAATTCGATCGAGTTGGTAGGAAATTGGATGGCAATCATGTCTCTTATAGGGTTTAAAACACATTGATAATCGGGTTTGTAATAACTTACTCATTCAATTATTTGACACATTTTTTCAAGTCAATAAATTTAATTATAAAAATATCATGTCTGCTTTAAATGTATATTACCATGAGGATTAATGCCACGGCCAAAGACCGATCGCCCCCACACCCCAAAATACGCGCGTGCGAAGCTATCCCGTAGGGAATCCCACTATTTCCCCCAAGTTATTCCCCAAGACACTGGTCAGCCCGGTCAACAGCGCTATCCTAGTAGTTATAGCCCTTAAACCCGATCGACCCGGAGGCCCCTTGTTTAGCCTAGTTCAAAACACTTCTCGCAAAGGAGAAATTCTAGAGGTCGTCTTCCGCAACGGTTGGGACTACATGAAACGCCTCCTAACCGGCAGCAAAACCGACGCACCCAGTCTCCCAACTCCAGCAGTTCTCCGCAACATCCTCGTCGAATTAGGCCCAGTATTTGTCAAATTGGGTCAATTGCTGAGCACCCGTCCCGACCTTTTGCCCGCTACCTACATCGAAACTCTCTCCACGCTACAAGCGGAAGTGCCGCCCGTACCGTGGTCGCAAGTAGAAGCAATCGTCCGCCTGGAACTCACACAATCTCTCGAAGATACCTTCGCCAAATTTAACACCGAAGCCATCGCCGCAGGTTCGATAGCCCAAACCCACAAAGCTACTTTAAAAGACGGCCGCGAAGTCGCCCTCAAAGTTCAGCGCCCCGGTATTGAGATTGTCATCGAACAAGACATCGCCGTGCTCCGAGGTTTGGCAGAACTTGTCATGCTCACAGACTTCGGTCAACAATACGATATTGTCGCCCTAGCGGAAGAATTTGCGATCGCCCTGCGTGCAGAACTAGACTTCATTCAAGAAGCCAACTACACAGACGAACTGCGCCGCAATTTATCTAAAAGCCGCTGGTTTGACCCCACAAAAGTTGTCTTACCAGAAATTAACTGGGAGTTAACCACAAAAAAACTCTTAGTAATGGAGTGGCTTAACGGAGTCCCAATTTTGTTAGGCGATTTGCAAGGAATTCGCCACCAAGGAGATATAAATGCCGAACGCGAAGAAATTACAACGCTGCTTTGCCGCGTTTTCTTCCAGCAGTTGTATATCGACGGATTCTTTCACGCAGACCCGCATCCCGGTAATTTATTTTATCTCAAAGACGGCAGGATAGCATTGCTGGACTGCGGCATGGTCGGCCGATTAGACCCGCGCACTCAGCAGAATTTGACAGAAATGTTGCTGTCAATTGTCGATTTAGACGCTCAGCGCTGCGCTCAATTAACTTTGGAAATGGCAGAATTTGCTCAGCCGACAAGTTTAGTGAATCTAGAAAATGATTTAGCTCGAATGCTACGCAAGTATTACAATGTCAGCTTGTCGCAAATGAACTTGTCGGAAATTTTTTATGAGGTGCTGGAAATCACCCGCAAAAATAAAATTAGGCTGCCCAGCAATCTCGGTTTGTATGCAAAAACTCTAGCTAATTTGGAAGGACTGGCGCGCTCGTTTAATCCCAGGTTTAATATTGTAGAGCAGGTAAAACCGCTGATGACCGATATGTTTCGGCGTCAGTTATTAGGAGACGACCCGGTGCAAGCTCTGCTGAGAACAGCCCTGGATCTCAAAAGCTTATCTTTGCAATCTCCGCGACAAGTGGAAGTGCTTTTAGACCGGGTTACTTCGGAAACTTTGAAGTGGAACTTGACGCTAAAAGAGCTCGATCCGCTACGCCGCACTCTGGGGGATTCTGCGAACCGACTTTCTTTTAGTATTGTCGTGGGTTCGCTGATTATAGGGGCTGCAATTATTTCTTCTAACGCGCAAACTGCTCAGCTATCTTTTCTGAGCACAGGTTTGTTTGGGGCGGCGAGTTTTTTGGGTTTTTGGTTGATTATTAGCATTCTGCGATCGGGCCGTTTGCGGAGTTAATTATCAAGTAGAAATGGGGAAAATCAGGAGATATATAGCCTTTCTCAATTTTCGGGAGGTACGCGACCGACAAATTCCAAATCCGATCGCCATTCGCAGAGAGATATTGAAATTATCTGCGTTAATCTGTGTTTATCTGCCTTAATCTGCGGTTTTCCTATCTACCGCACTCTTGCCGAGAAAAACTATAGCATCCTCAACTATTAAGCAACATCTCTGACTTAAGATAGGCGATCGCCCGCAGCAGCTAAGTCTAAGCTAGAAATTGTTCGATCGACCTAATGGAGGAAAAAAACATGAGTAGCGGTCACGCCAGCCATAAAAGCTCTTCCACAAAACCCAATACCAACACTAACGGTCAAATTACATCCCCTGACGACCAACCCGCTGACCCGCTAAATCAAGAAACATCCGGTTATCCGTTCCATAACGAAGCAATGGAAAATCCTGTTGCCACGGCGCGGCCCGACGAAGAGGCTGAGTCTGGCGAAGAACAGCAATAGTTATATCGATTAAATTGGCATCGATATGCTATCTGCGACGCTGTTGATTAGATGTTTGATAAAAATCAGGTTTGTGCTAATTACATCTTGCACTTCCAGAGTCCGCCAGCAATTTCAATCTCCGCCGGACTATTTTGGCAGGTTCAGTAGTACCTCATATCAAATCCGTTGACATCGGAATTATTATCTCTCTCTTCTCTTTCTCTGTGTCCTCTGTGCCCTCTGTGGTTTAATCATTCCGATACAACCGGAATTGATATAACAGCTTCAAAACAAAGGACTAAAGTCCTTACGACAAAACTATTTAACCTAAAATTCAAGTTAGGAATTATTGATAAATGAGCGAAATCAACCAACTATTTCACAAAGACAAATTGCCGGAATTGGGGTTAGTCTGCATTACAACATCCGATGCAGTTCGCTTTCGCACTGTCACGCGGAAGCGACTTTTACAGCTTTCGGAAACTGAACAAGAAACTGTATTGCGCGAGCTTTATGCAGACAACTTAAAGCGGCTTGACAAAGCGATCGACTTCTGTTCCGTCAATCACATTAAGCTCTACCGCATGACTTCTGCACTGTTCCCTTTTGCAGATACAGATTTGGGGGAAGCAGTGCTACACTCCATGACTGAGGAATTGCGGACTACGGGCGATCGCGCTTTGTCTTTGGGCATCCGTTTGGTACTCCACCCGGATCAATTTGTCGTCCTCAGTTCCGACAAGCTTTCTGTGGTTGAAAACAGCATTAAAATTCTCGCAACTCATGCTTTAATTTTAGATATGTTGGAACAGCCCCGATCGCCCCAGGCGCTGATGAACATTCACGGCGGCAAGGGCGATCGTACTTCGCAGCTCAAATCAGTCATCCGCGATTTACCCGAATCGATTCGATCGCGCTTAACCTTTGAAAATGACGAATACGCTTACAGTTCCTCGGAAATTTTAGAAGTTTGTCTCGATACCGGGGTACCAATGGTTTTTGACGCCCACCACCACGTCATTCACGAACATTTAGAAACTTACGACGACCCGAGTGTAGCCGAAATGCTAGCAGCAGCCCGCACAACTTGGTCGGTTCCTGAATGGCAATTAGTACACATATCGAATGGAAAAGATTTTTTTGCAGATCCGCGCCACAGCGATTTAATTACAGAAATGCCTAATTGCTATTATCAAGCTCCTTGGATTGAAGTAGAAGCTAAATTTAAAGAATTAGCTATTGAAAAGTTGCGCGCCGAATGGTTGTGTGCGAATGTTCTACAATTTAGCAGTGTCTCGTAGGGGCGGGTTTTACCCACAATAATTGCCTAAAACCAATCATCTTGAAAACCCGCCCCCACCTAACGGTAAATCGCAAGAACAGGCTTTCCGGCCTGTTCCACAAAAAATGAATTTTATTGTGGGGTGGGCGTCTCGCCCGCCCGGTTTATTGTGACAGTCCGAGAGGGTTTTTAACGGTAAATCCTAAGAACAGGCTTTCCGGCCTGTTCCACAAAGAATGAATTTTATTGTGGGGTGTCCCGCCCGGTTTAGTCCGACAATCCGACAGGGGTTTTTAACCCCTGTCTCATAGCTAAAGTCCTCTAAAAGAGGACTAAAATAGATAGATATTGAGCTCGTATTTCCAGTCGGTTTTAACCGACTTTCGCTTTGAGGCAGGGGTTTAAACCCCTGCCGGACTGCCGGACTGCCGGACTGCCGGACTGCCGGATTGCCCGACTGTCGAACTGCCGGAATGGCAAGAAAACCGCGTTAATACCAACTATAAATTATGTGCGGAAGATACACTTTAACTACTTCAGGTGAAATCATCGCCGAGTTCTTCAAACTGTCGGCAGTTCCCGACATCAAACCGCGATACAATATCGCCCCAACTCAATCAGTTGCCACAGTAACAGTTGAACCACAAAAAATGCAGCGACAGTTTCAATTTATGCGCTGGGGTCTGATTCCAAGTTGGGCAAAAGACATGAAAATAGGCAGTCGCATGATTAACGCGCGATCGGAAACTGTAGCCGAAAAACCTGCTTTTCGCAGCGCCATCAAGCACAGGCGATGTTTGATAGTCGCTGACGGTTTCTACGAATGGCAACAGCAGGGAAAGAACAAACAGCCTTACTATTTTCAAAAGGCAGACGGCGAACCTTTTGCTTTTGCCGGTTTGTGGGAAAATTGGGAATCTCCCGAAAAAGAAAACATTGTATCTTGCAGTATAATTACTACCGCTGCTAACGAAACAGTGCAGCCGATGCACGATCGAATGCCGGTGATTCTGCCCGACAGCGATTGGGAACAGTGGCTCGATCCTTCTGTTAAAAATGCTCGGGAAGTTTTGCCTTTGTTAAAGCCCTATGCTTCCGAAGCCATGAAAGCAAAGGCCGTAAGTGCGATCGTCAACAGTCCAAGTAGAGACACTCCCGAATGTATTAGCGATCGGCAATAAATCATTGCAGCGGACAAAAGCGAGATACTTTGAGTTATGATGTAAAATAATGTTTGAGTTGTAACTTTGGTTTTCTAAGGAGCAGTTTACAGCGGTTATAAAAAAAGTGAGGTATGCCCTATGCCCACGGAGGCCTAGAGTACCTCATATTTCGCTCCAAAGGCTATAACTCAGTTGTTATTTGCTCAAACATTTTTTAAATCTTAACATCAGTTAGAAGACAAAAAATATGATCGGATACGTTACACTGGGTACCAACGATATTGAAAGTGCAGCAAAGTTTTATGATGCTTTGCTTGCTGAAATTGGCGCTCGACGATTCATGGAATTTGAGGGATTTATCGCATGGAGCGTTTCTCCCGATCGACCAGCACTTGCTATTACAAAACCATTTGATGGTAACAGAGCAACTGTTGGCAATGGAGTAATGATAGCTCTTCAAGTTGACAGTCCCGAAAAAGTCAACTTAGTTTATAACAAAGCGATCGAACTTGGGGCTCAGGATGAAGGAGCTGCCGGGCCAAGAGGCGTGTTGCCGGGTTTTTATGCGGGATATTTTCGGGATCTTGATGGGAACAAGCTGAATGTGTTTTGTATGATGGGGCCAAACACTTAAGTTTTTTATTTTTCGTGAATCTCGCCGAAAACCAGCTATTTCCGAGCGTTAGCTATTAGTTATCAATCCCTAAATAAGAGTTGATAACTAATAACTAATGGCTAATGACTAATAACTAAATTAACTCTCGTACATCCGCGCTTCAGCAGCTTCGGGATTTTCCTCGCAATACTCGTCAAAAGCCGTTTTTTCAAGCTTCATCGCTCGCTGGTGAGAAGCCTCAGCCTGCATTTCCTCTACAATATCCCACGCTACCGCGCACTCTCTAGAGGTAACGCCTTTCTCGGCACAGATAGTTCTGGCATCGGCGATCGCCTGTTCGATTGCTTCGTCAAATAAAACACTCTTTGGCTTCTCAAGAAAATCGCTTTTTGTCAATATATCCGTGACCGAAATAATGCCCACTAGCTCGTCCTTAATCACCGGCGCCCGGCGGATGCGGGTATTGGCGAACAACCTAGCCACATATTCCACGCCCAAGTCAGGATTGACCGTAATGCACGGTTTGGTCATAATCTCGAAGACGCGGACTTTTTTCGGGTCTACTCCGTAGGCGGCTACTTTATAGACAATATCCGTTTCAGTCACAATGCCGTAGGCATCTTGTTCGTGGCGGCGTTCCACAATCAACGCGCGCAAACACAAATCGTTCATCATCGCCACCGCTTCAGCTACCGTTGCTGAACCGCGAATGGTAACAACTTCTGTTGTCATAATATCTTGGGCTTTCATCATCATTTTTTATTCCTTCCCGCTGATAAAGTCTACTGCGTCCCGATTTGGGGCTGTCCATTTGATTTGCGATCGTCATTAGGACTTACCCTCAAAAACTCGGTTGCTACCAAAATTTTGGGTTTAGTAACGATAAATCCGGTTTAGCCACCAGGTTTCTGAGAAATCGTGCGATCGCAAACTCATCATAAAACCTTTAACGGCACTCGGTATCACAAGTTGCCTGAAACAGCCCCTCGCTCCCCCGGAACCCCCTGGAATCCGCGATTTATCGCTCATACGGGGCTAGCGTGCGATCCTCCAAGCAAGAGTGAAGTATTGGGGCGATCGATCTTTGAGCTGGTTGGACTCAGATTTTCCAGCCCCAGTATCAAAGAAGCAAAAGTTAACACAAACTAAGCAACTGCTTGCGCTCGCACAGATCCCCGCCTCTGATAAACTTGATGGCTGGGAGTGCAA of Oscillatoria nigro-viridis PCC 7112 contains these proteins:
- a CDS encoding VOC family protein, whose protein sequence is MIGYVTLGTNDIESAAKFYDALLAEIGARRFMEFEGFIAWSVSPDRPALAITKPFDGNRATVGNGVMIALQVDSPEKVNLVYNKAIELGAQDEGAAGPRGVLPGFYAGYFRDLDGNKLNVFCMMGPNT
- a CDS encoding ABC1 kinase family protein, giving the protein MFSLVQNTSRKGEILEVVFRNGWDYMKRLLTGSKTDAPSLPTPAVLRNILVELGPVFVKLGQLLSTRPDLLPATYIETLSTLQAEVPPVPWSQVEAIVRLELTQSLEDTFAKFNTEAIAAGSIAQTHKATLKDGREVALKVQRPGIEIVIEQDIAVLRGLAELVMLTDFGQQYDIVALAEEFAIALRAELDFIQEANYTDELRRNLSKSRWFDPTKVVLPEINWELTTKKLLVMEWLNGVPILLGDLQGIRHQGDINAEREEITTLLCRVFFQQLYIDGFFHADPHPGNLFYLKDGRIALLDCGMVGRLDPRTQQNLTEMLLSIVDLDAQRCAQLTLEMAEFAQPTSLVNLENDLARMLRKYYNVSLSQMNLSEIFYEVLEITRKNKIRLPSNLGLYAKTLANLEGLARSFNPRFNIVEQVKPLMTDMFRRQLLGDDPVQALLRTALDLKSLSLQSPRQVEVLLDRVTSETLKWNLTLKELDPLRRTLGDSANRLSFSIVVGSLIIGAAIISSNAQTAQLSFLSTGLFGAASFLGFWLIISILRSGRLRS
- the uvsE gene encoding UV DNA damage repair endonuclease UvsE, which translates into the protein MSEINQLFHKDKLPELGLVCITTSDAVRFRTVTRKRLLQLSETEQETVLRELYADNLKRLDKAIDFCSVNHIKLYRMTSALFPFADTDLGEAVLHSMTEELRTTGDRALSLGIRLVLHPDQFVVLSSDKLSVVENSIKILATHALILDMLEQPRSPQALMNIHGGKGDRTSQLKSVIRDLPESIRSRLTFENDEYAYSSSEILEVCLDTGVPMVFDAHHHVIHEHLETYDDPSVAEMLAAARTTWSVPEWQLVHISNGKDFFADPRHSDLITEMPNCYYQAPWIEVEAKFKELAIEKLRAEWLCANVLQFSSVS
- a CDS encoding SOS response-associated peptidase — encoded protein: MCGRYTLTTSGEIIAEFFKLSAVPDIKPRYNIAPTQSVATVTVEPQKMQRQFQFMRWGLIPSWAKDMKIGSRMINARSETVAEKPAFRSAIKHRRCLIVADGFYEWQQQGKNKQPYYFQKADGEPFAFAGLWENWESPEKENIVSCSIITTAANETVQPMHDRMPVILPDSDWEQWLDPSVKNAREVLPLLKPYASEAMKAKAVSAIVNSPSRDTPECISDRQ
- a CDS encoding Uma2 family endonuclease; this translates as MIAIQFPTNSIELSINLTDEQFFELCQHNRDYQFERTASGELIIMPPTGSETSRRNADLTSQLRVWNRETKLGVVFDSSGGFKLPNGADRSPDASWVKKERWDALTPEQKDSFAPLCPDFVVELRSRTDSLKKLQEKMQEYIDNGARLGWLIDRQNQRVEIYRPGQDVEIIQNPRTLSGEEVLPGFVLDLAEIM
- a CDS encoding CP12 domain-containing protein, translated to MMMKAQDIMTTEVVTIRGSATVAEAVAMMNDLCLRALIVERRHEQDAYGIVTETDIVYKVAAYGVDPKKVRVFEIMTKPCITVNPDLGVEYVARLFANTRIRRAPVIKDELVGIISVTDILTKSDFLEKPKSVLFDEAIEQAIADARTICAEKGVTSRECAVAWDIVEEMQAEASHQRAMKLEKTAFDEYCEENPEAAEARMYES
- a CDS encoding mannose-1-phosphate guanylyltransferase — protein: MTKTLIPVILAGGKGERFWPLSRKQRPKQFLSLDGSGKSLLQATAERLLTLGNGWDDLWVVTSEMLAAGVREQLPLLPPENLLAEPEGRDTAPAVAWTAIETAKRYGEDAVVGFFPADHWIGEPEEFVKTLEAAADLARNQDAIATLGVKPSYASTGYGYIEQGEEIGSFGGFPAYRVARFTEKPDRTTAEEFVASGKFSWNGGIFVFRVGTVLTELRNHVPEMMAALEAKGAQAYSELPKISIDYALMEKTQKACVLPVGFSWDDLGDWNAIGRLLQGDKPNVDLAKHVGIDTKGGIFYAADENEVIVTIGLEDVVVVRDGNVTLIVKKDRTQEIKQVIKVLGEDENLKDLL